A DNA window from Streptomyces sp. B21-083 contains the following coding sequences:
- a CDS encoding helix-turn-helix domain-containing protein: protein MSHDSTAAPEAAARKLSGRRRKEIVAVLLFSGGPIFESSIPLSVFGIDRQDAGVPRYRLLVCGGEEGPLRTTGGLELTAPNGLEAIARAGTVVVPAWRSITAPPPEEALDALRRAHEEGARIVGLCTGAFVLAAAGLLDGRPATTHWMYAPTLAKRYPSVHVDPRELFVDDGDVLTSAGTAAGIDLCLHIVRTDHGNEAAGALARRLVVPPRRSGGQERYLDRSLPEEIGADPLAEVVAWALEHLHEQFDVETLAARAYMSRRTFDRRFRSLTGSAPLQWLITQRVLQAQRLLETSDYSVDEVAGRCGFRSPVALRGHFRRQLGSSPAAYRAAYRARRPQSERVQEPDGAVTGAQGGPGGMGTPTTAGQGHGQHGPNHGHDRAPHPDSPVPIQARRTASSVGLSADHGRDPYAGNRASLPSQRSGA from the coding sequence ATGAGCCACGACTCCACTGCCGCGCCGGAAGCCGCGGCCCGGAAACTCTCCGGGCGACGCCGCAAGGAGATCGTCGCGGTGCTGCTGTTCAGCGGCGGCCCCATCTTCGAGAGTTCCATTCCACTTTCGGTGTTCGGGATCGACCGCCAGGACGCCGGCGTACCGCGCTACCGACTGTTGGTGTGCGGCGGAGAAGAGGGTCCGCTGCGGACCACCGGCGGGCTGGAACTGACCGCACCGAACGGCCTGGAAGCGATCGCACGGGCAGGCACGGTCGTCGTGCCCGCCTGGCGTTCGATCACCGCGCCGCCGCCGGAGGAAGCGCTCGACGCACTGCGCCGGGCCCATGAAGAAGGTGCGCGGATCGTAGGCCTGTGCACAGGCGCGTTCGTCCTCGCGGCGGCGGGCCTGCTGGACGGCCGGCCGGCGACGACACACTGGATGTACGCACCGACGCTGGCGAAGCGCTATCCGTCCGTCCATGTCGACCCACGCGAACTCTTCGTGGACGACGGCGACGTACTGACCAGCGCCGGTACGGCGGCAGGCATCGACCTGTGCCTGCACATCGTGCGGACGGACCACGGCAACGAGGCGGCCGGTGCGCTGGCCCGCCGACTGGTGGTCCCACCGCGCCGATCGGGCGGCCAGGAGCGCTACCTCGATCGATCTTTACCAGAGGAGATCGGCGCCGACCCGCTCGCCGAGGTCGTCGCCTGGGCGCTGGAGCACCTCCACGAGCAGTTCGACGTGGAGACGCTGGCGGCACGCGCGTACATGTCCCGTCGTACGTTCGACCGCCGCTTCCGCTCGCTCACGGGAAGCGCGCCGTTGCAGTGGCTGATCACGCAACGCGTCCTGCAGGCCCAGCGTCTCCTGGAGACGTCGGACTACTCGGTGGACGAGGTCGCGGGCCGCTGCGGCTTCCGTTCCCCGGTGGCCCTGCGCGGCCACTTCCGCCGCCAGTTGGGCTCGTCCCCGGCCGCGTACCGCGCGGCGTACCGGGCACGCAGGCCGCAGAGTGAGCGGGTGCAGGAGCCGGACGGAGCGGTGACCGGGGCGCAGGGCGGCCCCGGGGGCATGGGTACGCCGACCACGGCGGGCCAGGGCCACGGACAGCACGGCCCGAACCACGGCCACGACCGCGCCCCGCACCCGGACAGCCCGGTCCCGATCCAGGCCCGCCGCACGGCGAGCTCGGTCGGCCTGTCGGCGGACCACG